A single Acidimicrobiia bacterium DNA region contains:
- a CDS encoding amidohydrolase family protein encodes LKIVVVHGGGYLPAYFGRIDHAYRAREDVREGLPRTPGDYLKKFYFDTMVFEPEQVKFLVDKYGADHILLGTDYPYDMGEDDPLGLIGRVDGLSQDQIDLISGGNAARLLGFA; translated from the coding sequence ATCTGAAGATCGTGGTGGTTCATGGAGGCGGGTATCTGCCGGCCTACTTCGGTCGAATCGACCACGCCTATCGGGCTCGCGAAGACGTCAGAGAGGGTCTGCCGAGGACGCCGGGAGACTATCTCAAGAAGTTCTATTTCGACACGATGGTTTTCGAACCCGAACAGGTTAAGTTCCTCGTCGACAAGTACGGGGCCGATCACATCCTGTTGGGTACCGACTACCCCTATGACATGGGCGAGGACGATCCGCTCGGCTTGATCGGGCGAGTCGACGGACTCAGCCAGGACCAGATCGATCTCATCAGTGGCGGGAATGCTGCCCGATTGCTCGGGTTTGCATGA
- a CDS encoding Gfo/Idh/MocA family oxidoreductase, with product MSDGIGLAVIGCGTVGRIRTLLAAEHPGVTWIGLCDVHEETGRKLEQDAGADFFTTDIAELLARPEVTAVIVATDERMHVDPIMQAVAYGYPMFIEKPLATDPVESANVLRAITENHVDAVVGYTQRFRRRFLTVKQRLRDGQIGEVTTVVTRAFMNRMVVQATLSKADDRTNLTPMVVSGTHSLDMCMWLMEGKTPVSVYAVSTDKVLGEWGTKDATMGIFTMDDGTIFSMNISWALPEVWPGAVYGLEIGIVGTEGVIDIEDTHRDVIIASNTGQPAGYASRGFKAPPNRHVDFIGSYPPGDVSDGLLWGPMREETMTWFHRIASGTKTPHATAAEGHSNLMLTMAMDYSARTGQVVQLPVDPQELLH from the coding sequence ATGAGCGACGGGATCGGGTTGGCCGTTATCGGCTGTGGAACAGTAGGTCGGATCCGTACGCTGCTCGCCGCCGAGCACCCCGGGGTGACCTGGATTGGCCTATGTGACGTCCACGAAGAAACGGGTCGCAAACTTGAGCAGGATGCTGGAGCTGATTTCTTCACGACGGACATCGCTGAACTGTTGGCGCGACCCGAGGTGACCGCGGTCATCGTCGCGACCGATGAACGAATGCATGTCGATCCAATCATGCAGGCGGTGGCCTACGGATATCCGATGTTTATCGAAAAACCGCTCGCTACCGATCCGGTCGAATCGGCCAACGTGCTTCGGGCGATCACCGAGAACCATGTCGATGCGGTCGTGGGATATACCCAACGTTTCCGTCGTCGGTTCCTCACGGTCAAGCAGCGACTGCGCGACGGCCAGATTGGTGAGGTCACCACCGTCGTAACGAGGGCGTTCATGAACCGGATGGTTGTGCAAGCCACCTTGTCGAAGGCCGACGACCGCACCAATCTCACTCCGATGGTTGTCTCGGGAACTCATAGCCTCGATATGTGTATGTGGCTGATGGAAGGCAAGACGCCGGTGTCGGTTTATGCCGTGTCGACCGACAAGGTGCTGGGCGAGTGGGGAACCAAGGATGCCACCATGGGTATCTTCACCATGGATGACGGCACCATTTTCAGTATGAACATCAGCTGGGCGCTCCCCGAGGTATGGCCAGGCGCCGTGTATGGCCTGGAGATCGGCATCGTGGGAACGGAAGGGGTCATCGACATCGAAGACACCCACCGAGACGTCATCATTGCTTCCAATACCGGTCAGCCGGCCGGATATGCCAGCCGGGGCTTCAAGGCTCCGCCGAATCGGCACGTCGACTTCATCGGTAGTTACCCACCGGGTGACGTGTCGGATGGGCTGTTGTGGGGGCCGATGCGCGAAGAGACCATGACCTGGTTCCACCGGATTGCCAGTGGCACAAAAACCCCCCACGCCACCGCGGCGGAAGGTCACTCCAACCTCATGCTCACAATGGCGATGGACTACTCGGCCCGGACCGGCCAGGTAGTACAGC